The following are from one region of the Osmia bicornis bicornis chromosome 8, iOsmBic2.1, whole genome shotgun sequence genome:
- the LOC114880144 gene encoding TBC1 domain family member 19, with protein MAGNTEEFQESQLKKSAEKLTEEIQNMTNYKSLYTEIQKLVASTVVKRKDFKSTLLDALKNNGLETEIRNTVFHWARSQGSLTTSTSSTEEVDLTYLKKAQIQWERRIQKSLNSTCNELNVPLARIRPSIDREELTEKWNELSTFDIDLSQYRPLYAPKDFLDVLLAIRNPSFKKQPDELNWEFSHIQIRVKTLTQLRRFYVELATGMPLLGVNPDMPSSENFANLEEERIHLGEKVLRSNHAPIAQEFLKRGAPRGLRGRLWSLVLGSAVKENDAEYYEELKNMVLQYDIVIDKLIIKDVQLTARNDDQYFVFEDVLYKTMLCFSRDSEVLAPVTTDKSAGGQVIHAVLQGKPATLENTLVFPPSGVIPFHGFAMYATPFCYLYDDCCATYYTFRAFYLRYWFRLHTVSSHEQGIVALCLLFERLLQCHEPLLWIHFRNIHIQPVKVVFKWIMRGFSGHLPPEQLLYLWDLILGYDSLEIIPLLAVTILSFRKENLIQVNNQQSVEAILADLSSLKVIPLLQLALLRE; from the exons AAACTTGTAGCCTCTACAGTAGTGAAACGAAAAGATTTCAAAAGTACATTGTTAGACGCGTTAAAAAACAATGGTTTAGAAacagaaataagaaataccGTGTTTCATTGGGCAAGATCACAG GGTTCTTTAACTACATCCACGTCATCTACGGAGGAAGTTGATTTGACTTATTTGAAAAAAGCTCAAATACAATGGGAGCGCAGAATCCAAAAATCACTGAATTCGACGTGCAACGAATTAAACGTACCCCTAGCTCGTATAAGACCGAGCATTGATCGAGAAGAACTCACCGAAAAGTGGAACGAATTAAGCACCTTCGATATCG ATTTGTCACAATATAGACCTCTCTATGCACCAAAGGACTTCCTGGATGTGCTACTTGCTATAAGAAATCCTTCTTTTAAGAAACAACC AGATGAATTAAATTGGGAATTCAGTCATATACAAATTCGTGTAAAAACACTCACGCAATTG agGCGTTTTTACGTAGAACTGGCTACTGGAATGCCATTACTAGGAGTTAATCCCGACATGCCAAGCTCGGAGAATTTTGCAAATCTAGAGGAGGAAAGGATCCATCTTGGTGAAAAAGTATTAAGATCCAATCATGCACCGATTGCGCAAGAATTTTTGAAGCGTGGTGCGCCCAGAGGGCTGCGAGGACGTCTTTGGTCCCTCGTATTAGGATCAGCAGTAAAAGAGAAT gACGCAGAATACTATGAAGAATTAAAGAACATGGTGCTGCAGTATGATATTGTCAtagataaattaataataaag gATGTACAATTAACGGCACGGAACGACGatcaatattttgtatttgaaGATGTTTTATACAAAACAATGTTATGCTTTTCTCGTGATTCAGAAGTATTAGCGCCAGTTACCACAGACAAAAGTGCGGGTGGTCAAGTAATACACGCGGTATTACAAGGGAAACCAGCGACATTGGAGAACACTCTTGTATTCCCTCCAAGTGGTGTGATTCCATTTCATGGTTTCGCAATGTATG CCACTCCTTTTTGTTATCTATACGACGACTGCTGCGCCACCTATTATACGTTTCGCGCCTTTTATTTGAGATATTGGTTCCGATTACACACTGTATCTAGTCATGAACAAGGTATTGTAGCATTGTGTTTGCTTTTTGAAAGATTGCTGCAATGCCACGAACCTCTACTCTGGATTCATTTCAGAAACATTCATATACAGCC gGTGAAAGTTGTTTTTAAGTGGATCATGAGAGGCTTCAGTGGACATTTACCACCTGAACAATTGCTCTATCTTTGGGATTTAATTTTGGGTTATGATTCTTTGGAAATAATCCCTCTACTCGCAGTTACCATTTTAAGCTTtcggaaagaaaatttaatacaaGTCAACAATCAACAAAGTGTCgag gCGATCTTAGCAGATTTGTCTTCTTTAAAAGTTATACCACTATTGCAATTGGCTTTGCTAAGAGAGTAA